CAGGTGTGAATGCACCGAAAATGTATTGAGGACGCATTTGAGATCAAATCATTCAGACCATATTCAGAGCTGGTCAGTTGGCCACATTCTTTAAGCAGTGTGTACACAACTTGTGTCCTGGTCCACATTAATGACACCTTACTTCTTTCATGATTTGATCCATGGAGTCTCACTGTGCTGCTATTgttaaaacagagagagaaaatcctACCACCTACTACGTAAAGTGcactgctgcctgctgctgctgtgtttctcaTGTCACAGAAACCACTAATAGTGAATCTTGTGTTACaggtgttattattatcatactgtctgtgatgttgtgtttttgtactgGTGCTCTGCATAGACCTGACACTGCGACCTGCTTGCTCTTCAGGTCTCTGTAGCTCTGATGCCCGCTGCTGCTGGTAAAGGCGTGATGTTAGCTGCATGGAACTTTATAGTTTCAGTCATGAAATGTACCTGAATAGGATAAAGTACACTACAGACATTCCTCTACCTCACAGTGATTGCTACATTACCCATGTGTTTACTTTATTTCTTGGTTTGTgaactaaaacaacaaaacaaacaaccaaaacaatgtGGTTATAGTAATTAGGTAATTTGCCAGTAACTAGTAGTATTAAACATTTCTTtgaaaaatctcaaaatgtacctaaaaaatgttcatactttggggcgttcccggtggcgcacctggtagagcgcgtaccacagaggcccggtcctcgtgagcgggcggcccgggttcgaatctggctcggcgccctttcccgcatgtcttcccctctgtctccccctttcactctctgtactctcaataaaagctacaaatgcccaaaaaatatctttaaaaaaaaaatgttcatactTTTTAATGTCAACAATATTCAATAATTATATTCCACTACTTCCCAATAAGCATGGAAGAAATAGCTGGTCAtatataaagtaatattttactacatttacaATAGTatttacaataattattatCTAATCAAGTGAAATGAAGTATTAACAACAACGCAAATATTTGCATCTGTGGTTTATGAGGACAGAAGTTACAAACCACTGACATTCAGCTTTGGATGGATTAAGTtgtgtattgatgcattaattgtgtaaatctatctcttttagtacaactgaacaccgacatttttacacaaacaaacatacatggTGAaggggtcaaagttctgagatgaaaacatgacaaacaaaTTAGCTATTTAGATATACACGTTACCGTGgatattgttctgcttctctcctgatgatggctcgccatgttagcgacctgtcaatcaaaggtaaccATACCCCAAATCATAAGTTTCTTTATCgtattctaaatgggaccattatttacacactaaacatcatattgtcttgaagaacatttgaaactagtgattgagaccataatgttggcacaagaattttttctgaggtaatggatcaagtgagaagtcgtcttattttgtattgagatagataggaccggagttcttttgcaaccTTAGACATACAACATTGTTGACGAGTTAAagtgtaaataataatttccttgTGTTCTTCCATATCTGGCTTGTGTGCAGTCGTATCACATGGGGAAAGTTTGTCAATTGTGGTCAGACGTGCATCGCTCCAGACTTCATCCTGTGTGAACCCTGCATCCAGGGCCGAGTCGTAGACCGCATCCGACAAACTCTACTGGTACAGTTTACACCAGTGCAAGCTAACATCTAAATGTGAATCAAACTGCTCAGATCTTATCAAGACCTTTTGATCCATTCCAGGAATTTTACGGCGCTGATCCCAAATGCTCACCTGACTACGGCCGAATTATCAACCAGCGTCATTTCAACAGAATCATGAGTCTGATGGAGGGTTACACCCCTGTGGTGGGAGGACAGAGTGATGCCTCGCAGCGCTACATTGGTAGGAAGATACAGTGAGGCATAAGTCAACGTTGTGTTGAAAtctttatttctgtttaatgGATGTTGACATTGTCCATGCAGCTCCAACAGTTCTGAAGGACGTGCCCCCTCACTCCAGGCTGATGCAGGAGGAGATCTTTGGCCCCTTGCTTCCCATAGTTACTGTGAGTGACATGGATGACGCCATCCGCTTCATCAACGAGAGAGAGAAACCTCTGGCGCTATACATCTTCTGCTCTGACAAGAAGGtgagaggaaacagaaaaaacaaggaGATGTGAACATATGTTTCAATgtttaatgttgtttatttgtctCGTTCCTTCCTCTCAAGGCAGCAAAAAAGATGATTGAGGAGACCACAAGTGGGGGAGTGACGGTTAATGATGTCATGATGCACTACACTCTCAGCTCCCTCCCATTTGGTGGTGTTGGTAAGACTTACTCAAAGTGCATTATTGTTTTGGCATCATGGTGGCACTGCCAGGAGCTCAGTCAGATATCTTGACACAAACTATATTTGCTGCACCTCTTGTACTCTAATGCTGATTAACCCAACAAGTGCACTAAATGTCAAAACTAGGTGACAAGTCTtcatatataaacataacagttacagttttaaacacatggttaacaaTGTGAAAGTGTTGTAGATTGGTAGAACCAAAACGACTTGGTTACATTCAGTGATGGAAATAGTATTTAGACCActtattactccactacaagtaaaagtcctgcattcaaaagttactacagtaaaagtacaaaagtaccagcatcaaaatgtacttaaattatcaaaagtaaaaagtactcgttatgcagaatggacccactcagatatgtagtcttaatttattattagatcatttgtcgtgatgtatttatgtaacaaagcgttttaatttagtaaaagtAGGGCTCCTAACTCCTAActatatatacttttatgagatttaattaaaaaaaatgtctaatcactttaaattgatcatgtttttatgttaaatcttgacctaaaaactaactaaagctgtcagctaaacgtagtggagtaaaaagtacaagatttgcctcaaaaagtataaagttacatataatgtaaatactcaagtaatgtacaagtacctcaaaattgtacttaagtacactacttgagtaaatgtacttagttacattgtACCACTGGTTACATTCAGGAAACGATTATGGTTTTGGTTAGCTACTTAACCATCTGAAGCCCAAGCCTTATCAGGgtgctttttgcttttttttctcattttacttactgatatttcactgcaatatatggAATCAGTAcaatggctagaagtgggaacaactcaaaataattaaatttaatgtttttaactggaTCTAGTTACTCaaagcagtttatttttggcaacgtttaaacaaatttgcattttaagtaactttatacttctactccattacatttagctgacagctttagttactttacaggtagAGATTTAACCCCAAAAAAGTGATTAATTTAGAGTGAATAGACACAttgttttaaacataaaacctcataacagtatattaagtagttaaaatgagccctatcttgagaaaatttaaatgctgcttacataaatgtatcaataataataatacaatatatatttggaataaatttaagtcaagtcaagtcaaagtttatattatagagcacatttaaaaacaacctcagttgaccaaagtgctatacagttattaaaatacaatagcaataataatatgaataagaataagaataataataataaataaaaacaataaaataatacaaaaacaataaaacaatttaaaaaaatggtaaaaactaaattaaaaaaaagagttagaGCTAACAACAATGATTAaacttattatttaatttaatttaacaatctgagtgggtgcattctgcataatgagtacttttacttttgatactttaagtacattttgttactgaagtaagggatatGAATACTTCCTTCACCACTGGGGAGCACATTCTCCATTGTTCATATGAAAACTTTAATGACCACATTAACCCCACGCAGTAgcacattaaaatacattttttatgactGCAGACTTGTGTGTGACCCCTCCAGGTCAGAGTGGTATGGGTGGTTACCATGGGAAACACACCTTTGACCGGCTCAGCCACCAGAGGGCGTGCCTGGTTCGCAGTCTGAACATGGAAAGTGTCAACCTGTCCCGGTACCCTCCTCAGGACCGCCGGCGGGCGCGGAGGGTGCGGATGGCCCTCAAGTCGCCCCTGATCGACATGTCGAAGAGGACGCTGGTGTGGGCCATCGTAGCCACCATCATCGGCATCATCCTGTTCATCGCCCTGATGGTCATCCTGCTCATAGCTGCAGGTCTCAACTGTACCTGCTGGTACTGGAGAGGCTTTTATAACTGGTAACACTCCGTCGGTAAAATCTGTGCCTGCTGCAATCCACTCCACGTTAAGAGCACCTGAGCATCATTTGAATCCTGTTTTGTATTCAGATAATTTAAAGATACAAATAATACTCTAACttttataatgatgtgtgtCTATTTTGTATCAGATTTCCTTCAGCGATGAGACAAACAAGCTGAAACACCGTCCAAAAACACTCAATTTCTGCTCTGAATTCTCCTTTACTGAAGGTTAACACTGAatgaaggaaatgtttattctgCTTGTTGttccagaataaaaaaaatgttgatatattatcatctttcatttttatttttgcaccatttataaataataattcattattaAATCTGATAGATGATAAATCATGATGGAGGTTCCTCACagattgaaaaagaaaacacaagaggTGTaaatcagcgtatcggccccatgatatgattttattcagatacttgagtcacgaaaCAATATTAtagcaattttaagcattttgcaatatggtgaatattgtgatacaatattttgagatttaacaatttaactgcattttgtgtccacaaaattaaattcaatcaaaaattgttttgtcaaataagagaaaattctcagtctattcatctcaattcagtctttttatttctccacaatgagagtcaaacccacagactgaccaacaaagtattcagtcaaactgaagtgaactgatatcaaacatgtatgaatgacaacaactgcagcatttcatcaaattttcaaaaactaaggTTTACTGcgctcaattttttttaaatgaaacataaaaaagccaaacaGATTTGctctttaaaaaactaaaatctgaAGCATCAAGTtggctcactggtagagcaCATACCATTAAGGCTCAGTCCTTGCAAACAGTGGGCCGGGGGTTTGAATCCAGCTCTTTTCTGCAGGTCTTCTCCTCCTATATAGACAGGATATAAACTCATGACTGGAACTTAATGGATTTTAAAGGGATGAAAGAACACTTCAGCATTGTTACAATATAtagttagggccacggggcaatcgcaccaagcactggtcccatatAGCAATAGCTTCGCCCCGAGCaatactgttatactgtggatttcttcttcctctgcgaacctgcgactgctactgagaccatgtgaaccggcgactggcaccgagaccatgcgaaccggtgactgtgtcgctgagagaccatgtgaaccggtgactctgtcgctgagaccatgtgatccagtaactctgccgctgagaccatgtgaaccagtaactctgcctgagaccatgcaaaccggcgactgccactgagaccatgcaaaccggcgactgccactgagaccatgcaaaccggcgactgccactgagaccatgcaaaccggcgactctgtcgcttagagaccatgtgaaccggtgactctgtcgctgagaccatgtgaaccagtaactctgccgctgagaccatgtgaagcagtaactttgtcgctgggaccatgtgaaccagtaactctgcctatgagaccatgcaaaccagtaactctgccgctaagaccatgcgaaccagtaactctgccgctaagaccatgcgaaccagtaactctgccgctaagaccatgcgaacaggcgactgccactgagaccatgcgaacctgcgactgctactgagaccatgcaaaccggcgactctgtcgctgagagaccatgtgaaccggtgactctgtcgctgagaccatgtgaaccagtaactctgtcgctgagaccatgtgaaccagtaactctgccgctgagaccatgtgaaccagtaactttgtcgctgagaccatgtgaaccagtaactctgcctccaaGACCATGCGAAAcagtaactctgctgctaagaccatgcgaaccggcgactgccactgagaccatgggaacctgcgactgctactgagaccatgcgaaccggcgactgccaccgagaccatgcgaactgtgtcgctgagagaccatgtgaaccggtgactctgtcactgagaccatgtgatccagtaactttgtcgctgagaccatgtgaaccagtaactctacctctgagaccatgcgaaccagtaactctgccgctaagaccatgcgaaccagtaactctgccgctaagaccatgcgaaccagtaactctgctgctaagaccatgcgaaccggcgactgccaccgagaccatgcgaaccggtgactgtgtcgctgagagaccatgtgaaccggtgactctgtcgctgagaccatgtgatccagtaactctgccgctgagaccatgtgaaccattAACTCTgcctgagaccatgcgaaccagtaactctgccgctaagaccatgcgaaccggcgactgccactgagaccatgcaaaactgcgactgctactgagaccatgcgaaccggcgactgccaccgagaccatgcgaaccggcgactgtgtcgctgagagaccatgtgaaccggtgactctgtcgctgagaccatgtgatccagtaactctgccgcttagaccatgtgaaccatTAATTCTgcctgagaccatgcgaaccagtaactctgccgctaagaccatgcgaaccggcgactgccactgagaccatgcaaaactgcgactgctactgagaccatgcgaaccggcgactgccaccgagaccatgcgaaccagcgactgtgttgctgagagaccatgtgaaccggtgactctgtcgctgagaccatgtgaaccagtaactctgccgctgagaccatgtgaaccagtaactttgtcgctgagaccatgtgaaccagtaactctgcctctgagaccatgtgaaccattAACTCTgcctgagaccatgcgaaccattAACTCTgcctgagaccatgcgaaccattaactctgctgctaagaccatgcgaaccggcgactgccactgagaccatgcaaaactgcgactgctactgagaccatgcgaaccggcgactgccaccgagaccatgcgaaccggcgactgtgtcgctgagagaccatgtgaaccggtgactctgtcgctgagaccatgtgaaccagtaactctgccgctgagaccatgtgaaccagtaactttgtcgctgagaccatgtgaaccagtaactctgcctctgagaccatgccaaccagtaactctgccgctaagaccatgcgaaccagtaactctgccactaagaccatgcgaaccagtaactctgccgctaagaccatgcgaactggcgactgccactgagaccatgcgaacctgcgactgctactgagaccatgcgaaccggtgactctgtcgctgagaccatgtgatccagtaactctgccgctgagaccatgtgaaccattAACTCTgcctgagaccatgcgaaccagtaactctgctgctaagaccatgcgaaccggcgactgccactgagaccatgcaaaactgcgactgctactgagaccatgcgaaccggcgactgccaccgagaccatgcgaaccggcgactgtgtcgctgagagaccatgtgaaccggtgactctgtcgctgagaccatgtgatccagtaactctgccgcttagaccatgtgaaccatTAATTCTgcctgagaccatgtgaaccagtaactctgccactaagaccatgcgaaccggcgactgcaactgagaccatgtgaaactgcgactgctactgagaccatacGAACCGGCAactaccactgagaccatgcgaaccggcggctgccactgagaccatgcgaaccggcggctgccactgagaccatgcgaaccggcgactgcccctgagaccatgcgaacttgcgactgctactgagaccatgcgaacttgcgactgctactgagaccatgcgaatcgAGGAAGAccactttttagtttttgacttctcttttcttttctttgtttttacatcatttcatatgaaaaatacTATGTAGTATCAATTACTTTAAATGAGAttagaatttaaagtaaaaaatatatatatttcacctgaaattaatatatcaTTAATGTGGGCTTATTAAGGATGTTTATCCCATCATTTCAGGACTgtcaataattttttattttatccaatgagacttgaagtttattattgtgtttgtggtaatctacatttgaatgtcatCATAGCTatgttttagaagataaaactactgttaattgcaaaatgaatgttattgaaaataatgttaaagtcattgaaaggccttgaaaatctaccattgctttttttgtttgtttgatgtgcttcTCACTGGGTCAGGATTTGCAAAACTATcgtaaaattttgaagcaaccaaGTAGATTGATAGTTGTGTTCAGATAGCTTTCCCCTGTGACGCCGgtgttggtctcttgcatgcaatatttagacttaccctctccgccccctccccagaaacaacaattacaaatctcacaaaagttttgttaatctaaaacgttaccatcaagatgtaacctctccttggatggaagtgtgtgcaaaggttggttaaaaaaaaaaaaaaaagatgatggttagtatgattgatttgcattaagtcatgtatttaaatatacatttcatgtttgtgattgttgaaatggaatacatacagtgttttgtgtatcactttgtgcagaattaacaattgaataattttttaaaagcctatcttttcaactggtgaaCGAGGGCAGgtgggtccagaggtcatccagctgttcttggactgtgggggtgtcggtattttcagaacctgatgacacacaataccaaatttattcatacatttatttatttataaatactcaattgtgaattaatattttattattcaaaggaagtagttaagacagcagattgtctgtgtccactgtgatggggaaaaaaaaaatccataccttgtagactggagaaggagttgtgggtgcgttatccatcatccacagccggctggttgacggaggtctttgaggtaccccatggtcggaagtggttgggctaagtggggcaggatctgcaaggtcgagacttgtccaacgcactttctgagcggcatcttggaagcagtggtcttcctcgtctcacttggtcctgcaatatagcctgtacaacaataactcacaaaataacataattgtaacaataatatgcaactgtAAATGATCTTAACTAAATTGATTTGCTAACTTAACTGTCCCTAGAAAagcataaaaagctaaactatacaaactaaatactctaCTATAAACCTTACCTactcctaacctaacctaaatataaatgtgcaaaaaatatgaaaagttagcttagtctgtcttgaagatgctggacacctggaaaagtcagaaaatacagtgacttctatactatatattgaggaccacatgctgaaaaatctgcataatgtgAAATACTTACTCTGAtgtgaaacaacaacatggtgatggcttctcaggttttagcctacaaaataaataaatacaacattttaatgagacagcaatacttaattagatgaaagtttgaccaagcgtcaattaatgaatgaacatcATTGTTACCAATTCttttttactagttactagtttttgtactaataatctattttcccccattctctgatttaaaaataaataaatacatgaataatactaataatattgattatcccaaatacacctttccttcagatatatttgtatatcactatacatgacatcacagaacagtggttgaaagttcttcatgaataataatttcagtgtttctcaacattacaaaagcaATTTTTTCAAATAgcttacctgaaaaggtgaagacaaacaactgaatgctgaaggtcaacgaagaaccggatactcaagtctcttaggtgaagtagtgttcatctagaacaggatgacaaccgtgagcattgcagcaatgtaacaataatgtgttattaatgttttaaataactgaattaatgtatcacttattcataaaaatcagtatgaagctgaatataatcatttgaattaaatacacacatagcacctctagaaacacagcatatgtgcccctctgcatcctttatagataacataaattttaactttcttcatacatttttacgtgttttatacatttttatagcacccatggtcctcaggggtcaaaaaggacctcatgacattagactggttttaggaaatgtagaaaaaaatattaccaacttttttttcaccttttaagataactcatgaccaaaaaaatttatatttcattttcatatttttttcattactattggtcaattttattcaaatatacaaatatcaaaacataagtttcactaaaagttgacatgacctactctgtgcattcccatcatgaatattttttttccactattactattgaaaaaagtattcagggttttttttttacttttttctctcttgaaatgaggcctaattttgaatatttgactaaaattgaccaataataaagaaaaaaatatgaaaatgatatatcaatcaatcaatttttggggcatgagttgccttaaatgatgaaatgatttaaaaaaaaaaaagttggtaatattttttttctacatgtcctaaaatcagtcttgtgtcatgggatcctttttgacccctgaggaccatgggtataCATAGGagcacacaagggttaaaaaaaacccaacataatttatgaaagtagtttatgttaataacagtctttgacaaacactcaccagtaaataaatggtcaagctgtaaatctgtgaggtgaaaaacaggattaaagcttgCAAAGAAGATGAATATGAATGGATAGGTTGATAATTCTATTGACAACACAGCTCGGTAACATCATGGTAATAGTTaggtaataatctgataatagtggcgaatactttcaaaagcgttccgcggcacacaagtgtgtaTCAGtgaatctcgcgaattcacgcgtaatcaagtgatataaccggaagagaatcaacatctcattaatgactggagaaaAATCCAGGGACTCTGTTATCCAGGGATAACAGAGGGAACGATGGAGACTGGTGAGCCAAAGGAGATGAGAAGACAGAAGGGAGGACATTACTGTATTGTACTGAGTTTTACAAAGTTAAGGCCGAGGACAAAACAGTCAATTTTTCACAAACTTCGGAGAGCAGTACTGCTGCGCTGACTGGCGGTGAACTTAGAAACAGCCAGAGCAGCTCCAGGCTTTAGTCTGCTGGTCCGGCGGACCACTAGCTTGCCAAACTCAAAACTCTTCTGCTCTATGAAATCTTCCTCCAGAAAATGCTAACTACAGACGCTGGAGGGTTTTTAATTTCACCGCCGTTATAACCGGTCTCTACTGAGCggacaacactcagtacagtacAGCGGCATCAATCCACCGcagtgacagacaggcagtgagaCAGGTCAAGTTAAGTCATCAACTATGTCCATACTCCAAAACAAAccgtatacacaaacacaatcattg
This is a stretch of genomic DNA from Centropristis striata isolate RG_2023a ecotype Rhode Island chromosome 4, C.striata_1.0, whole genome shotgun sequence. It encodes these proteins:
- the LOC131970371 gene encoding aldehyde dehydrogenase, dimeric NADP-preferring-like isoform X2 — translated: MEAAARHLTPVTLELGGKSPCYIDKDCDIRIACRRITWGKFVNCGQTCIAPDFILCEPCIQGRVVDRIRQTLLEFYGADPKCSPDYGRIINQRHFNRIMSLMEGYTPVVGGQSDASQRYIAPTVLKDVPPHSRLMQEEIFGPLLPIVTVSDMDDAIRFINEREKPLALYIFCSDKKAAKKMIEETTSGGVTVNDVMMHYTLSSLPFGGVGQSGMGGYHGKHTFDRLSHQRACLVRSLNMESVNLSRYPPQDRRRARRVRMALKSPLIDMSKRTLVWAIVATIIGIILFIALMVILLIAAGLNCTCWYWRGFYNW
- the LOC131970371 gene encoding aldehyde dehydrogenase, dimeric NADP-preferring-like isoform X1; protein product: MERQAVARAREAFYSGRTRPVEFRLQQLHALQRMITEKETEISTALKQDINRSQYDTPLLELIGIENEIKLAIEKLAEWAAPRPVDRNLLTISDEVYVQPEPLGVVLIIGAWNYPWALTLLPLVGAIAAGNAAVVKPSELSECSSLLLRALLPRYLDKDLYPVVTGGVSETQELLRLKFDHVFYTGSGQVGKVVMEAAARHLTPVTLELGGKSPCYIDKDCDIRIACRRITWGKFVNCGQTCIAPDFILCEPCIQGRVVDRIRQTLLEFYGADPKCSPDYGRIINQRHFNRIMSLMEGYTPVVGGQSDASQRYIAPTVLKDVPPHSRLMQEEIFGPLLPIVTVSDMDDAIRFINEREKPLALYIFCSDKKAAKKMIEETTSGGVTVNDVMMHYTLSSLPFGGVGQSGMGGYHGKHTFDRLSHQRACLVRSLNMESVNLSRYPPQDRRRARRVRMALKSPLIDMSKRTLVWAIVATIIGIILFIALMVILLIAAGLNCTCWYWRGFYNW